One window of Diabrotica undecimpunctata isolate CICGRU chromosome 8, icDiaUnde3, whole genome shotgun sequence genomic DNA carries:
- the LOC140448829 gene encoding uncharacterized protein — translation MDTVVLTETKKNGIGIEKVNNDVHIFSGVSKHERVKRGVSVLIHKKHKHKITDFEAIDENIIKVNITMKETPITILGIYAISDDETYTNKDEFFAKVNDEITKIGNRRELVVMGDLNGRVGRKVDNKVVGPYGEINQNDNGARLIEICKNHQLKITNGFFKHRDVHKCKITHNQTNCQPQQEEPLEKRSYTLDSLTQESTRILYQQRLDGKLMNITETSTVEELYKNVVVSVTKAAEEALGSNTQRQSEKLWWNKEIEALVEEKKQAYIRWLSGKQQKDRDEYLELKGITRRTTVKAKKEMWDKKCHEIKTYLGGRKCTETWMFLSKIRTNERKSTNIQLISTQKWEKYYEELLTKNRDEYLTQSPTEINIEGEYITIQVTEKR, via the exons ATGGATACAGTTGTCTTAACCGAAACAAAGAAGAACGGAATAGGTATAGAAAAAGTAAACAATGATGTACATATATTCAGCGGAGTTTCAAAACACGAGAGAGTGAAAAGAGGAGTATCCGTTTTAATACAtaaaaaacataaacataaaatcACTGACTTTGAAGCAATAGAcgaaaatataataaaagtaaacataaCGATGAAAGAAACACCTATTACGATACTTGGGATTTATGCAATCAGTGATGATGAAACTTACACAAACAAAGATGAGTTCTTTGCTAAAGTTAACGACGAAATTACGAAAATtggaaatagaagagaattggtAGTTATGGGAGACCTGAACGGTAGAGTAGGTCGTAAAGTAGATAATAAGGTGGTAGGTCCCTACGGAGAAATAAACCAGAATGATAATGGTGCGAGgctaattgaaatatgtaaaaaccATCAATTAAAAATAACCAATGGATTTTTTAAACATAGAGATGTGCACAA ATGTAAAATAACACATAATCAAACAAATTGTCAACCCCAACAAGAAGAACCTTTGGAAAAAAGAAGTTATACTTTGGATAGTTTGACCCAAGAGAGTACAAGAATACTATATCAACAAAGACTGGATGGCAAACTAATGAATATAACTGAAACATCAACAGTAGAGGAGTTATATAAAAACGTAGTCGTTAGCGTTACAAAAGCTGCAGAAGAAGCACTCGGCTCTAACACTCAAAGACAAAGTGAAAAACTATGGTGGAACAAAGAAATAGAAGCACTCGTAGAAGAGAAAAAGCAAGCGTATATCAGATGGCTAAGCGGTAAACAACAAAAAGATAGAGATGAATACCTGGAACTCAAAGGAATAACAAGAAGAACAACAGTAAAAGCAAAAAAAGAAATGTGGGATAAGAAGTGCCATGAAATTAAAACCTACCTGGGAGGCAGAAAATGTACAGAAACATGGATGTTCCTCAGTAAAATAAGAACTAACGAAAGGAAGAGCACAAACATTCAATTAATATCCACACAAAAATGGGAAAAGTACTATGAGGAACTACTGACAAAAAATAGGGACGAATACTTAACTCAATCACCAACAGAGATTAATATTGAAGGAGAATATATAACAATACAAGTGACAGAAAAACGGTAG